Sequence from the Clostridium butyricum genome:
TTACACTAATGATAAGATGATAGAAGCAGATGTAGCAACCAATGCATTTGTAAGAGGTGATGATATTAATAGTTTGAGTCAAGTAAAAGTTTGCAAGGACAGTAGATAGATTTTGTACAATATAAGTATAGATGAAATCACATAAGTGATAGACATCTGTGCTTATTTTTTTATGATAGGTTTGAGATTGGTCAACGAAGATAGATTTGGGATAAGATGCTCGTTACATAAAGTGTTGACCAACACATATTATTTAATATTCGATTAAGCAAGTTGAAAGAACCCCCGTGTAAATAGTAAATATGAATGAATAAGATTGTGTTGGAACCAATTATAAATAAACATGGAGATGATTGATAATTATAAGAGTTGGAATCGATGTTTCCAAGGACAGCTATTGCTGATGCCGAAGAAATTATTATGAAATCACAAGAATTTAAACATGTTCAAAATGAATTTAACAAACTAATTGAGTGGATTAAAGTTGTAA
This genomic interval carries:
- a CDS encoding flagellar hook-basal body complex protein FliE — protein: MGFGDVLKQYINYTNDKMIEADVATNAFVRGDDINSLSQVKVCKDSR